In the Oncorhynchus keta strain PuntledgeMale-10-30-2019 chromosome 14, Oket_V2, whole genome shotgun sequence genome, one interval contains:
- the LOC118393826 gene encoding synaptotagmin-4-like encodes MTQYALGVHLQILLAVGLGVFCFCLVLGCLLCWRRGKYHPPEDKEAPLSPSSGTCERVTVTLTPSSGTLPIKQQYEELDGDVLDLPSHNSSSCPSENDLTTLPFEPCPRSSSSELRSSPRSCFPMRRLSTPVVSSSSHYKPSGHGRASLPSIPKLGLVSKTRRALERRYSVNGDNFLYSEQSRLTSPRSAMHPPGPQRELSQPQYGSSSSSLSIPTKPAPLLHFSLLFSPARGTLTTNIMGLPGAARRRSGVFVRASLPPLCPSPQQGASRRPSLSPEIQCQSLVLQVGSVEELRACTLRLAVFSRDFSGLRETALGELEMPCGEMDWEPDITVTYTRELTPTRSRLKRSMSSQETLGRRKSSLGAAPRALGQLFILLQYQTLAHRIKVMVRKAENLAKLSRMPGAADHYVVINLRQDGKVISTKETKGAGGHNAVWNAPFLFDLPVGDITQLPLALEFIIMQGRLYTKSSMLGRVLIGCEAPEAGQGHWRDMCSQGQVETAYWHPIAPEVV; translated from the exons ATGACGCAATATGCTCTAGGAG TCCACCTGCAGATTCTGCTGGCAGTGGGTCTGGGAGTGTTCTGCTTCTGCCTGGTGCTGGGCTGTCTACTGTGTTGGCGGAGAGGGAAGTATCATCCACCAGAGGACAAAGAGGCTCCACTGTCCCCTTCCTCAGGCACGTGTGAACGGGTCACCGTGACCCTGACCCCCTCCTCTGGCACCTTACCCATCAAGCAGCAGTATGAGGAGCTAGACGGGGATGTCCTGGACCTCCCCTCCCACAATAGCAGCTCCTGCCCCTCTGAGAATGACCTCACCACCCTGCCCTTTGAACCTTGCCCCCGGTCGTCCTCCTCTGAGCTGAGGTCCTCCCCCAGGTCCTGCTTCCCCATGCGTCGCCTCAGCACCCCGGTtgtgtcctcctcctcccactacaAGCCTTCAGGCCATGGCCGCGCCTCCCTGCCCTCCATCCCCAAACTGGGCCTAGTCTCCAAGACCCGTCGGGCGCTGGAACGCCGCTACTCCGTGAACGGTGACAACTTCCTGTACAGCGAACAGAGCCGCCTGACCAGCCCTCGCAGTGCCATGCACCCTCCTGGCCCTCAGAGGGAGCTGTCCCAGCCACAGTATGGCTCCAGCTCCAGCTCCCTATCCATCCCCACCAAGCCTGCTCCTCTCCTACACTTCTCCCTACTCTTTTCCCCGGCACGGGGCACTCTGACCACCAACATCATGGGCCTGCCTGGGGCGGCACGGCGGCGCAGTGGGGTGTTCGTACGAGCCAGCCTGCCCCCGCTCTGCCCCTCACCCCAGCAGGGGGCATCTCGGCGGCCCAGCCTCAGCCCAGAGATACAGTGCCAGAGCCTTGTGCTACAGGTGGGCTCTGTGGAAGAGCTCCGCGCCTGCACCCTCCGGCTGGCTGTGTTCAGCAGGGACTTCTCAGGCCTGAGAGAGACAGCGCTGGGAGAGCTGGAGATGCCTTGTGGGGAGATGGACTGGGAGCCCGACATAACTGTCACCTACACCAGGGAGCTCACCCCCACCAGGAGTAGGCTGAAAAGG AGTATGAGTTCCCAGGAGACGTTGGGTCGTAGGAAGAGTTCGCTCGGTGCTGCTCCACGGGCCCTGGGTCAGCTCTTCATTCTGCTGCAGTACCAGACACTGGCCCACCGCATCAAGGTGATGGTCCGCAAGGCTGAGAACCTGGCCAAACTCTCCCGGATGCCAGGAGCAGCAG ATCACTACGTAGTCATCAACCTGCGTCAGGATGGGAAGGTGATCAGTACGAAGGAGACCAAAGGGGCGGGGGGACACAACGCCGTGTGGAACGCTCCCTTTCTCTTTGACCTGCCTGTTGGTGACATCACTCAGCTGCCTCTTGCTCTGGAGTTCATCATCATGCAG gggCGGCTCTACACGAAGAGCAGCATGCTGGGCCGTGTGTTGATTGGCTGCGAGGCCCCAGAGGCAGGACAGGGACACTGGAGGGACATGTGCAGTCAGGGACAGGTGGAGACAGCGTACTGGCACCCCATCGCACCAGAAGTCGTTTAG